A genome region from Bacteroides stercoris ATCC 43183 includes the following:
- a CDS encoding chromate transporter — protein sequence MLFLHLFYTFFKIGLFGFGGGYAMLSMIQGEVVTRYGWLTPQEFTDIVAISQMTPGPIGINSATYVGYSTIAEQYGTSMGVLGSCIATFAVVLPSFILMLTISKFFLKYQKHPAVEAVFSGLRPAVVGLLASAALVLMNTENFSSPQEDMYSFIISIIIFLAAFIGTRKYKVNPILMIIVCGIAGLILY from the coding sequence ATGCTTTTCCTCCATCTATTCTACACATTCTTTAAAATCGGCCTGTTCGGTTTTGGCGGCGGATACGCCATGCTGTCCATGATACAAGGTGAGGTAGTCACCCGTTACGGCTGGCTCACACCACAGGAGTTTACCGACATCGTAGCAATCAGCCAGATGACTCCCGGTCCTATCGGCATCAATTCGGCAACCTATGTAGGCTATTCCACGATAGCCGAACAATACGGCACGAGCATGGGAGTGCTTGGGTCTTGCATAGCCACTTTCGCCGTAGTGCTGCCTTCGTTCATCCTGATGCTCACCATCAGCAAATTCTTTCTGAAATATCAGAAGCACCCGGCAGTAGAAGCCGTATTCAGCGGACTTCGCCCGGCGGTAGTAGGACTGCTGGCATCGGCTGCGCTGGTACTGATGAACACGGAGAACTTCAGTTCGCCTCAGGAAGATATGTACTCTTTCATCATCAGTATCATCATCTTCCTTGCAGCTTTCATCGGAACAAGAAAATATAAGGTCAACCCCATACTGATGATTATAGTATGCGGAATAGCAGGGCTGATACTTTATTGA
- a CDS encoding chromate transporter has protein sequence MTNIYTEAFSIFFKIGAFTIGGGYAMVPLIEDEIVTKRRWIAKEDFIDLLAIAQSAPGILAVNISIFIGYRLRGIRGSIVTALGTILPSFLIILAIALFFHNFKDNVYVERIFKGIRPAVVALIAAPTFSMAKSAKINRYTIWIPVVSALLIWLLGFSPIWIIIAAGIGGYLFGRLRFPKTNS, from the coding sequence ATGACGAATATATATACCGAAGCATTTTCCATTTTCTTTAAAATCGGAGCATTCACCATTGGCGGCGGCTATGCCATGGTTCCATTGATTGAGGACGAAATCGTAACGAAACGCCGGTGGATAGCCAAAGAGGATTTTATAGATCTGCTTGCCATCGCCCAGTCGGCACCGGGCATCCTTGCGGTCAACATATCCATATTCATAGGCTACCGCCTGCGTGGAATACGGGGAAGCATCGTTACCGCCCTGGGAACGATACTGCCCTCTTTCCTCATTATCCTTGCCATAGCCTTGTTTTTCCATAACTTCAAAGACAATGTCTACGTAGAGCGTATCTTCAAGGGTATCCGTCCGGCAGTTGTAGCACTGATAGCCGCTCCGACTTTCAGTATGGCCAAATCCGCCAAAATCAACCGCTACACGATATGGATTCCTGTTGTCTCGGCTCTGCTTATCTGGTTATTGGGCTTCTCCCCCATCTGGATTATCATTGCTGCCGGTATAGGCGGATACCTGTTCGGAAGGCTGCGCTTCCCGAAAACCAACAGTTAA
- a CDS encoding response regulator, which produces MKKHFFFFLFLISSFLAAAQTYNYIGVEDGLSNRRVYAIQKGPKGYMWFLTHDGIDRYNGKEFKHYKLMDGEDEINSMMNLNWLYSDSQGRLWEIGKQGRVFCYESKHDRFQLVYKLPKSETEGLHTPVSYGFIDDNNIIWLCNQRNIYLYNSLTKATVVIKNEINESITDIEQIDETHYFIGTDVGVHYAELKNNVLALSPCEKLDTLRLQINELFFHKGSRKIFIGTFQRGIYVYDLNLHKAFHIKSGLIDVSINRICTFGEKDILIATDGAGVYKMDVDTYRSEPYIVADFNRYNAMNGNTIYDIYVDNEQRIWMANYPIGITVRNNRYSDYKWIKHSIGNKQSLINDQVNAVMEDEEGDLWYATNNGISLYEHRTQQWHSFLSVYDKEQKNQSHTFMSLCEVSPGIIWVGGYSSGIYQIDKKKRSVSFFTPALFGGATIRPDKYIRSITKDRDGYIWSGGYYNLKRIDLKHKNIESIPGLEVITDIKERDEKYMWIGTANGLYLLEKATGKYRYITLPVESSYIYSLYQAPNGLLYIGTNNSGLLIYDPARQNFEHYHKDNCALISNNIYTILSDGKDDILLSTEYGLSGFYLKEKRFHNWTKEQGLHSDHFNANSGTLRKNGNAIFGSTDGAIEFPRDMVLPREYSSRMIFSDLRVFYQTVYPKDEGSPLVLDIDETKSLKLKYSQNIFSLQVSSINYDYPSLILYSWKLEGFYDGWSRPGEENVIRFTNLNPGHYTLRVRAISSEDRRMVLEERSIDIIVEQPIWLSIWALLLYALILVAIASIALRIIVLRKQRKISDDKIRFFVNTAHDIRTPLTLIKAPLEELSDREKLSKEGTDNLSTALRNVNALLRLTTNLINFERADTYSNNFYVSEYELGAYMTDIVNVFRSYASVKHIDLTYESNFRYLNVWLDKDKMDSILKNIISNALKYTPEGGSVHVYAYETEDTWNVEVSDTGIGIPLDEQKKLFKMHFRGSNAINSKVTGSGIGLLLVWKLVHMHKGKLNFTSTEGKGSCIKVSFPKGEKRYRKAIHRPAPTKEQEQNNEPEQITSPEKGTPDTPAVNTPIEGYEHAQQQTQDAGNRQKILIVEDNDELREYLRRTLAENYHVQVCSNGKSALCIVKEYFPDLIISDIMMPEMRGDELCQKVKNDIDTSHIPVILLTALNTDKNIIDGLQTGADEYVVKPFNIGILRATIANLLANRALLRHRYGNLELNDDTHNTECINCSTDLDWKFIASIKKNVEDNMDNPSFTIDVLCTLLNMSRTSFYNKLKALTDQAPGDYVRLIRLKRAMQLLKEQKYTITEVAEMTGFSDAKYFREVFKKHFNISPSQYAKEEGNIGEGKQ; this is translated from the coding sequence ATGAAAAAGCATTTCTTTTTCTTTCTTTTCCTTATATCATCCTTTCTGGCTGCCGCTCAGACATATAACTACATCGGCGTAGAGGATGGTTTGAGCAACAGGCGGGTATATGCGATTCAAAAAGGGCCTAAAGGTTACATGTGGTTCCTCACGCACGACGGCATCGACCGTTATAACGGAAAGGAATTCAAGCACTATAAACTCATGGACGGCGAAGATGAAATCAACTCCATGATGAACCTCAACTGGCTGTATTCGGATTCGCAGGGAAGGCTATGGGAAATAGGCAAGCAAGGACGCGTGTTCTGTTATGAAAGCAAGCACGACCGTTTCCAACTGGTATATAAATTGCCCAAAAGCGAGACGGAAGGCCTGCACACTCCCGTCAGCTATGGATTTATCGATGATAATAATATAATATGGCTCTGCAACCAAAGAAACATTTACCTATATAACAGCCTGACAAAAGCAACCGTTGTCATAAAGAATGAAATCAACGAAAGCATTACCGACATCGAGCAGATAGACGAGACCCACTATTTTATAGGCACGGATGTAGGCGTGCATTATGCCGAACTGAAAAACAATGTGCTTGCGCTAAGCCCTTGCGAGAAACTGGATACGCTAAGACTGCAAATCAACGAGCTGTTCTTTCATAAAGGCAGCCGCAAAATCTTTATCGGAACCTTTCAAAGAGGTATCTATGTATACGATCTGAACCTTCATAAGGCGTTCCACATCAAATCCGGCCTGATAGATGTCAGCATCAACCGTATCTGTACTTTCGGTGAAAAAGACATATTGATAGCGACAGACGGTGCAGGTGTCTACAAGATGGATGTGGACACTTACCGGTCCGAACCGTACATCGTGGCCGACTTCAACCGATATAACGCCATGAACGGCAATACAATCTACGACATATACGTGGATAACGAGCAACGCATCTGGATGGCGAACTATCCTATCGGCATTACCGTACGCAACAACCGGTACAGCGATTACAAATGGATAAAGCATTCCATCGGCAACAAACAGTCCCTCATCAACGATCAGGTAAACGCCGTTATGGAAGACGAAGAGGGCGACCTATGGTATGCCACCAACAACGGCATCAGCCTGTATGAGCATCGTACCCAACAATGGCATTCGTTCTTGAGCGTCTACGATAAGGAGCAGAAGAACCAGAGCCATACATTCATGTCTCTGTGCGAGGTCAGTCCCGGCATTATCTGGGTAGGCGGCTACAGTTCCGGCATCTACCAGATAGATAAGAAAAAGCGTTCTGTCAGCTTTTTCACGCCCGCCTTGTTCGGCGGCGCAACGATTCGTCCCGACAAGTACATCCGTTCCATTACCAAAGACAGAGACGGTTATATCTGGTCGGGGGGATACTACAACCTGAAAAGAATAGACCTGAAACATAAAAACATTGAATCGATACCCGGGCTGGAAGTCATAACGGACATCAAGGAGCGGGACGAAAAATACATGTGGATAGGTACAGCCAACGGCTTATACCTGCTGGAGAAAGCAACCGGCAAATACCGGTACATAACGCTGCCGGTAGAGTCCTCCTATATATACTCCCTGTATCAGGCCCCCAACGGACTGCTGTATATCGGCACAAACAATTCCGGTCTGCTGATTTACGACCCTGCCAGGCAGAACTTTGAACACTATCATAAAGATAACTGCGCACTTATCTCCAACAATATCTATACAATTCTGTCAGACGGAAAAGATGATATTCTCTTAAGTACGGAATACGGACTGAGCGGTTTCTACCTCAAAGAAAAAAGATTCCATAACTGGACCAAAGAACAGGGACTGCATTCCGACCATTTCAATGCCAATTCCGGAACACTGCGCAAGAACGGGAATGCCATTTTCGGAAGTACCGACGGAGCCATAGAATTTCCAAGAGACATGGTATTGCCCCGCGAGTACAGTTCGCGCATGATATTCAGCGATTTGCGCGTTTTCTACCAAACAGTATACCCCAAAGACGAAGGTTCTCCTTTGGTTTTGGATATCGACGAAACCAAAAGCCTGAAACTGAAATACAGCCAGAATATATTTTCGCTTCAGGTATCGTCCATCAATTATGACTATCCTTCCCTCATCCTGTATTCGTGGAAACTGGAAGGATTCTATGACGGCTGGAGCCGTCCGGGAGAGGAAAATGTCATCCGGTTCACCAATCTGAATCCCGGCCATTACACCCTGCGTGTCCGCGCCATATCCAGTGAAGACCGGCGTATGGTCTTGGAAGAGCGCAGCATAGATATTATTGTCGAGCAACCCATCTGGCTCAGCATATGGGCATTATTACTGTATGCGCTTATCCTTGTTGCGATTGCAAGCATCGCATTGCGCATAATCGTATTGCGCAAGCAACGAAAGATATCCGATGACAAGATCCGTTTCTTTGTCAACACCGCGCATGACATCCGTACTCCGCTGACGCTCATCAAAGCACCGTTGGAGGAACTCTCCGACCGTGAGAAACTAAGCAAGGAAGGAACGGACAACCTCAGCACGGCGCTTCGCAACGTCAACGCCCTGCTACGTCTCACAACCAACCTCATAAACTTTGAACGCGCGGATACCTATTCGAACAATTTCTACGTATCCGAATACGAACTGGGAGCTTATATGACCGACATTGTTAATGTTTTCCGTTCATACGCTTCCGTAAAGCACATCGACCTGACTTACGAAAGCAACTTCCGCTATCTGAATGTCTGGCTGGATAAGGATAAGATGGACTCCATTTTGAAGAATATCATATCCAATGCACTGAAATACACGCCCGAAGGCGGAAGCGTGCATGTCTATGCTTACGAAACGGAAGATACCTGGAACGTGGAAGTCAGTGACACAGGTATCGGCATTCCACTGGACGAGCAGAAAAAGCTGTTCAAGATGCACTTCCGCGGCAGCAATGCCATCAATTCCAAAGTAACCGGCAGCGGCATCGGACTGCTTCTTGTATGGAAACTCGTGCATATGCATAAAGGAAAGCTCAACTTCACCAGCACCGAAGGAAAAGGCTCCTGCATCAAAGTATCTTTCCCTAAAGGCGAGAAACGCTACCGCAAGGCCATACACCGTCCTGCTCCCACCAAAGAGCAGGAACAGAACAATGAACCGGAACAAATCACCTCTCCGGAAAAGGGAACTCCGGACACCCCCGCCGTCAACACGCCCATAGAGGGTTACGAACATGCCCAACAGCAAACTCAGGATGCCGGTAACCGCCAGAAGATACTGATAGTAGAGGATAACGACGAACTGAGGGAATACCTGCGGCGTACGCTGGCGGAGAACTACCATGTACAAGTATGTTCCAACGGAAAATCGGCGCTTTGTATCGTGAAGGAGTATTTCCCCGACCTGATTATCTCGGACATCATGATGCCCGAAATGCGGGGTGATGAATTGTGCCAGAAAGTGAAGAATGACATTGATACCTCGCACATCCCCGTTATCCTGCTTACGGCCCTCAATACGGACAAAAACATCATCGACGGGCTGCAAACCGGAGCGGATGAATACGTCGTGAAACCGTTTAACATCGGAATCCTGCGCGCCACCATTGCCAATCTGCTTGCCAACCGTGCCTTATTGCGCCACAGATACGGCAATCTGGAGCTGAACGATGATACCCACAACACGGAATGCATCAACTGTTCTACGGATTTGGACTGGAAATTCATTGCCAGCATCAAGAAGAATGTAGAGGACAACATGGACAATCCGAGCTTCACGATTGATGTGCTTTGCACCCTGCTCAACATGAGCCGTACCAGTTTCTACAACAAGTTAAAGGCACTGACCGACCAGGCTCCGGGAGATTATGTACGGTTGATACGCCTGAAACGTGCCATGCAACTGCTGAAGGAACAAAAGTACACCATCACCGAAGTTGCCGAAATGACCGGTTTCAGCGATGCCAAATACTTCCGTGAAGTCTTTAAGAAACACTTTAATATCAGTCCGAGCCAATATGCAAAAGAAGAAGGAAATATTGGAGAGGGCAAACAATAA